In Natronomonas halophila, one DNA window encodes the following:
- a CDS encoding ATP-dependent DNA helicase: MSSEGDEAAATADDETSARPDWRPIFGHDEPYGDQIDGIETAIETAEDGGFLALEGACGTGKTMLALTAGIHLVRDPDSKFERVFVLTSVKQQLRQFEEDLETINANLPDDWQPISAMTLVGKADVCPYNLANAGDIDDTNVYERCEGLRERTRGLADETTPGSLVDQARSQQVGLADSGAQNNGASFLEAAGEPTPYPHDTPESGEHDVEYCPFYAQYLDDLPEDGDPVEAVPFDHTEMGLIESEDLVRRAGSHGSCPHSVMGALLPHVEVLVGNYYHAFDPTTVESFTGALIDDETFVVCDEAHMLEPRVRDLVGDSVSDRALQDAENELSRVIQPVAAIEEAGQGAQHGAEAKQKAQTIREELQETEVSLSELRDTRRFFTALGDELDRRVTDHLDEERPGWKRNLTDLEDDEIPLRDPETPGTDELTRWAERNGFDARVWTRAETVCAVAKHVLDTIDDDDKRRAVSGVGRTLATWYRVDHTDFFREIDLERTWDDTQPAESWKRVYTASFSLHNCLPAGAIGEQLGEFGAGVLMSATLEPLDVFTEVTGLQHLEEEEDRPVVERTYGLEFPEDNRASFALSAPKFTYSNRGDPGEETDTRRAHATAIQRVADSPGNVLVGMPSYREAEWAASVLEDCDKEVLLDEATDDVATENLKQEFFEGDPKVLVTSLRGTLTEGVDYKGDRLSAAIVCGVPIINTASPRTRAVRTAYDRAFGDGFKYALSVPAVRKARQAIGRVIRGPEETGVRVLCDERFARDSWDSVRGLLGEAEREEFQPVSTDMFDFALDRFWSG, from the coding sequence CTCCGAGGGTGACGAGGCGGCCGCAACCGCCGACGACGAGACGAGTGCTCGCCCCGACTGGCGGCCGATTTTCGGCCACGACGAGCCCTACGGCGACCAGATAGACGGCATCGAGACGGCCATCGAGACCGCCGAAGACGGCGGCTTTCTCGCCTTAGAAGGTGCCTGCGGGACGGGCAAGACGATGCTGGCGCTGACCGCCGGCATCCACCTCGTTCGGGACCCCGACTCGAAATTCGAGCGCGTGTTCGTCCTCACGAGCGTCAAACAGCAACTCCGGCAGTTCGAGGAGGACCTCGAAACCATCAACGCCAACCTGCCCGACGACTGGCAGCCGATTTCGGCGATGACGCTCGTCGGCAAGGCCGACGTCTGCCCGTACAACCTCGCCAACGCCGGCGATATCGACGATACGAACGTCTACGAACGGTGTGAGGGCCTCCGCGAGCGCACGCGAGGGCTAGCCGATGAGACGACGCCCGGGTCGTTGGTCGACCAGGCCCGAAGCCAGCAGGTCGGCCTCGCCGACTCCGGCGCCCAAAACAACGGCGCGAGTTTTCTGGAAGCCGCGGGTGAACCGACACCGTATCCCCACGACACGCCCGAATCCGGGGAGCACGACGTCGAATACTGCCCCTTCTACGCGCAGTACCTCGATGACCTGCCCGAGGACGGCGACCCCGTCGAGGCCGTTCCCTTCGACCACACCGAGATGGGTCTCATCGAAAGCGAGGACCTCGTCCGGCGGGCGGGCAGCCACGGCTCCTGCCCCCACTCGGTGATGGGCGCGCTCCTGCCGCACGTCGAGGTCCTCGTGGGCAACTACTACCACGCCTTCGACCCGACGACCGTCGAATCCTTCACCGGCGCGCTCATCGACGACGAGACGTTCGTCGTCTGTGACGAGGCCCACATGCTGGAACCCCGCGTCCGGGACCTCGTCGGCGACAGCGTCTCCGACCGGGCGCTGCAGGACGCCGAAAACGAACTCTCGCGTGTCATCCAGCCCGTCGCAGCCATCGAGGAAGCCGGGCAAGGCGCCCAGCACGGCGCCGAAGCAAAGCAGAAAGCCCAGACGATTCGGGAGGAACTTCAGGAGACCGAGGTCTCGCTCTCGGAGTTGCGCGACACGCGTCGCTTCTTCACCGCGCTCGGCGACGAACTCGACCGCCGGGTGACCGACCATCTGGACGAGGAACGACCGGGCTGGAAACGGAACCTGACGGACCTCGAGGACGACGAGATTCCGCTTCGGGACCCCGAGACGCCCGGCACCGACGAGTTGACGCGGTGGGCCGAGCGCAACGGCTTCGACGCGCGGGTCTGGACGCGCGCGGAGACGGTCTGTGCGGTCGCCAAGCACGTCCTGGATACCATCGATGACGACGACAAGCGCCGCGCGGTCTCGGGCGTCGGCCGCACGCTGGCGACGTGGTACCGGGTCGACCACACCGACTTCTTCCGGGAAATCGACCTCGAACGGACGTGGGACGACACCCAACCGGCCGAATCCTGGAAGCGGGTCTACACCGCCAGTTTCTCGCTGCACAACTGTCTGCCGGCGGGTGCCATCGGCGAGCAGTTAGGGGAGTTCGGCGCGGGCGTGCTGATGAGCGCGACGCTGGAGCCGCTGGACGTCTTCACCGAAGTGACGGGCCTCCAGCATCTCGAAGAGGAGGAAGACCGACCCGTCGTCGAGCGGACGTACGGCCTCGAATTCCCCGAGGACAACCGCGCCTCCTTCGCGCTATCGGCGCCGAAGTTCACCTACTCGAACCGAGGGGACCCCGGCGAGGAGACCGACACGCGGCGGGCCCACGCCACGGCGATACAGCGGGTCGCCGACTCGCCGGGCAACGTCCTCGTCGGGATGCCCTCCTATCGGGAAGCCGAGTGGGCCGCCTCGGTGCTGGAGGACTGCGACAAGGAAGTCCTGCTCGACGAGGCGACCGACGACGTGGCCACGGAGAACCTCAAACAGGAGTTCTTCGAGGGCGACCCGAAGGTGCTGGTGACCAGTCTTCGGGGCACGCTGACTGAGGGCGTCGACTACAAGGGCGACCGCCTCTCGGCGGCCATCGTCTGCGGCGTCCCGATTATCAACACCGCCAGCCCCCGGACGCGGGCCGTTCGGACGGCCTACGACCGGGCCTTCGGGGACGGCTTCAAATACGCGCTGTCGGTGCCCGCCGTCCGGAAGGCCCGACAGGCAATCGGCCGCGTGATTCGTGGCCCCGAGGAGACGGGCGTGCGGGTGCTCTGCGATGAGCGGTTCGCCCGCGACTCCTGGGACAGCGTTCGGGGGTTGCTCGGCGAGGCCGAACGGGAGGAATTCCAGCCCGTCAGCACCGATATGTTCGATTTCGCGCTAGACAGGTTCTGGTCGGGATAG
- the rpl18a gene encoding 50S ribosomal protein L18Ae: MSEFTVRGSFPARFGEQDFEKQIDAPNENVAVERVYTNFGSQHGLKRTQIDIAEVDA, from the coding sequence ATGAGTGAGTTTACTGTCCGCGGTTCCTTCCCCGCTCGCTTCGGCGAGCAGGACTTCGAAAAGCAGATCGACGCACCGAACGAGAACGTCGCCGTCGAGCGTGTCTACACGAACTTCGGCTCCCAGCACGGTCTGAAGCGCACCCAGATCGACATCGCTGAGGTGGACGCATGA
- the pfdA gene encoding prefoldin subunit alpha, translating into MSLGGGGGGGAMQQIQQQMQALEEEKEAIEAEIESVEQEQDEIDEAIEAIETLETDSTVQVPLGGGAYVRAEVQDMDEVVVGLGGGYAAERDSEGAIESLKTKKDTLDDRIAELEAEIEEVEEESSELEERAQEMQQQQMQQMQQQMQQEDE; encoded by the coding sequence ATGAGCCTCGGTGGCGGCGGTGGCGGCGGCGCAATGCAGCAGATTCAGCAGCAGATGCAGGCCCTCGAAGAGGAGAAGGAGGCCATCGAGGCCGAAATCGAGAGCGTCGAGCAAGAGCAGGACGAGATCGACGAGGCCATCGAGGCCATCGAGACGCTCGAAACCGACTCGACCGTGCAGGTCCCCCTCGGCGGCGGCGCCTACGTCCGCGCAGAGGTTCAGGACATGGACGAGGTCGTCGTCGGCCTCGGCGGCGGCTACGCGGCCGAACGAGACAGCGAGGGCGCCATCGAATCCCTCAAGACCAAGAAGGACACGCTCGACGACCGCATCGCGGAACTCGAAGCCGAAATCGAGGAAGTCGAAGAGGAGTCCTCGGAACTCGAGGAGCGCGCCCAGGAGATGCAGCAGCAGCAGATGCAGCAGATGCAGCAGCAGATGCAGCAGGAAGACGAGTAG
- the ftsY gene encoding signal recognition particle-docking protein FtsY, translating to MFDGLKDKLGRFKDDVEEDADEPEAEAEGEATTEEPTESAEEPAAEAEEGEDEDGPGLAKKAALAATGKTIITEEELEEPLEQLELELLQGDVEMSVAREITERIREELVGETRKQVESGEQVVERAIADALRDVISVGQFDFEQRLADTDKPAVVVFTGVNGVGKTTTIAKMSRWLEERGYSSVIANGDTYRAGANEQIEEHADALDKKIITHEQGGDPAAVIYDAVEYAEANDVDVVLGDTAGRLHTSNDLMAQLEKIDRVVDPDMTLFVDEAVAGQDATNRAKEFNDAAEIDGVVLTKADADSQGGAAISIAHVTGKPILFLGTGQGYDHLERFDPDEIVNRLLREE from the coding sequence ATGTTCGACGGACTGAAGGACAAACTCGGCCGGTTCAAGGACGACGTCGAGGAGGACGCCGACGAACCCGAAGCGGAAGCCGAGGGCGAGGCGACCACCGAAGAGCCGACGGAATCGGCCGAGGAGCCGGCCGCAGAAGCCGAGGAAGGCGAGGACGAGGACGGCCCCGGCCTCGCGAAGAAGGCCGCCCTCGCGGCGACCGGCAAGACCATCATCACCGAAGAGGAGCTCGAAGAGCCCCTCGAACAGCTCGAACTCGAACTCCTGCAGGGCGACGTGGAGATGAGCGTCGCCCGCGAAATCACCGAACGCATCCGCGAGGAACTGGTCGGTGAAACCCGCAAGCAGGTCGAGTCGGGCGAGCAGGTGGTCGAACGCGCCATCGCCGACGCGCTCCGGGACGTCATCAGCGTCGGCCAGTTCGACTTCGAGCAGCGACTCGCCGACACCGACAAGCCCGCCGTCGTCGTCTTCACCGGCGTCAACGGCGTCGGCAAGACCACCACCATCGCGAAGATGTCCCGGTGGCTCGAGGAGCGCGGCTACTCGTCGGTCATCGCCAACGGCGACACCTACCGGGCGGGCGCCAACGAGCAAATCGAGGAACACGCCGACGCCCTCGACAAGAAGATTATCACCCACGAGCAGGGCGGCGACCCGGCGGCGGTCATCTACGACGCCGTCGAGTACGCCGAGGCCAACGACGTCGACGTCGTGTTGGGCGACACCGCCGGTCGCCTGCATACCTCCAACGACCTGATGGCCCAACTGGAGAAAATCGACCGCGTCGTCGACCCCGATATGACGCTGTTCGTCGACGAGGCCGTCGCCGGCCAAGACGCGACCAACCGCGCCAAGGAGTTCAACGACGCCGCCGAAATCGACGGCGTCGTGCTGACGAAGGCCGACGCCGACTCACAGGGCGGCGCGGCCATCTCTATCGCCCACGTCACCGGCAAGCCGATTCTGTTCCTCGGCACCGGGCAGGGCTACGACCACCTCGAACGGTTCGACCCCGACGAAATCGTCAATCGCCTGCTCCGCGAGGAGTAG
- a CDS encoding type IV pilin N-terminal domain-containing protein: MRRVPAVALLLVVVAAVGLWLLPAFLQAPPEAVPNASFDVSGDPTEDRLVVEHAGGETFESGELAVLVYEDRPVVPDRTVHRTTWETNTTVRPGDRLELEDTRFEPKQRVVVRWFGEAGQANLHETVLK; encoded by the coding sequence ATGCGTCGCGTTCCCGCGGTCGCGCTGCTTTTGGTCGTCGTCGCCGCGGTCGGACTCTGGTTACTGCCCGCGTTTCTTCAGGCCCCGCCCGAGGCCGTCCCGAACGCTTCCTTCGACGTGAGTGGCGACCCTACCGAGGACCGACTCGTCGTCGAACACGCCGGCGGCGAAACCTTCGAATCCGGCGAACTCGCCGTGCTCGTCTACGAGGACCGGCCGGTCGTCCCCGACCGCACGGTCCACCGGACGACGTGGGAGACGAACACGACGGTTCGGCCCGGCGACCGACTGGAACTCGAGGATACCCGGTTCGAACCGAAACAGCGCGTCGTCGTTCGATGGTTCGGCGAGGCCGGACAGGCGAACCTCCACGAAACCGTCCTTAAATAG
- a CDS encoding crotonase/enoyl-CoA hydratase family protein: MTVHYERAGPVAVIRVDRPERRNAIDNATAERLGEAWERFDEDEDALVGVLTGSEGTFSAGADLKAMDLQDRPEGWLGFTRTRVSKPTIAAIEGHCVAGGLEMALWCDLRVASESATFGCFERRFGVPLVDGGTQRLPHIVGLGRALELILTGRELDPETAKEWGLVNRLAEEGEALDTAVELGEVIAGFPQETVRTDRQAVYDGLGTTLERGLSVEGWHGSRAMETAREGADRFAGGEGRSGEGVPDEE, from the coding sequence ATGACCGTTCACTACGAGCGAGCGGGTCCGGTCGCCGTCATCAGAGTCGACCGGCCGGAGCGGCGCAACGCTATCGACAACGCGACTGCCGAGCGACTCGGCGAGGCGTGGGAGCGGTTCGACGAAGACGAGGATGCCCTCGTCGGCGTGTTGACCGGTAGCGAGGGCACGTTCTCGGCGGGCGCGGACCTGAAAGCGATGGACCTGCAGGACCGCCCCGAGGGGTGGCTCGGGTTCACCCGCACGCGCGTCTCGAAGCCGACCATCGCCGCCATCGAGGGCCATTGTGTCGCCGGTGGTCTGGAGATGGCGCTGTGGTGTGACCTGCGCGTTGCCAGCGAGTCGGCCACGTTCGGCTGTTTCGAGCGCCGTTTCGGTGTTCCGCTCGTCGATGGTGGCACCCAGCGACTCCCTCATATCGTGGGGCTGGGCCGCGCCCTCGAACTCATCCTCACCGGCCGCGAGTTGGACCCCGAGACCGCCAAGGAGTGGGGGTTGGTCAACCGCCTTGCCGAGGAGGGCGAGGCGCTCGATACGGCCGTCGAACTCGGCGAGGTAATCGCGGGATTCCCCCAGGAAACGGTCCGAACCGACCGGCAAGCGGTCTACGACGGCCTCGGGACGACCCTCGAACGGGGCCTATCGGTCGAGGGCTGGCATGGCTCACGGGCGATGGAAACCGCACGCGAGGGGGCCGACCGCTTCGCTGGCGGCGAAGGACGAAGCGGTGAGGGTGTGCCTGACGAGGAATAA
- a CDS encoding YqaA family protein, with translation MGIVFVYSFLIAFVLPGPSEVVLVAPLDLGIPAWASLGSIMLVSAVGKAAGSVLAFHIGQEVKRAGPIVRWLRRSRWNILEWSERRSVQLAQRYGYGGLAIALSVPFFPDTISIYAFAVLERDYVRFAAATFVGSLGRLIVTVGLFGSISLAF, from the coding sequence ATGGGCATCGTATTCGTGTACTCGTTTCTGATTGCGTTCGTACTTCCCGGCCCGAGCGAGGTCGTTCTCGTCGCGCCGCTGGATCTCGGGATTCCGGCGTGGGCCAGTCTCGGGAGTATCATGCTCGTGAGCGCCGTCGGGAAGGCCGCCGGAAGCGTGTTGGCCTTCCACATCGGCCAAGAGGTCAAACGCGCCGGGCCGATCGTTCGGTGGTTACGCCGGTCGCGGTGGAATATACTCGAATGGTCGGAGCGGCGTTCCGTCCAACTCGCACAACGCTACGGATACGGCGGCCTCGCTATCGCGCTCTCGGTTCCGTTCTTCCCCGACACTATCTCGATATACGCCTTCGCCGTGCTCGAACGGGACTACGTCCGGTTCGCTGCGGCGACCTTCGTCGGGAGCCTCGGGCGACTCATCGTCACGGTCGGCCTCTTTGGAAGCATCTCGCTCGCGTTTTGA
- a CDS encoding single-stranded-DNA-specific exonuclease RecJ has translation MALADVPVPKLQARAEACAERLLQADRVLLASHIDADGLTSAAVASTALERAGLPFETVFEKQLDADSIAGIAERDYDTVLFTDFGSGQLDIIADHEQAGDFIPVIADHHQPADAETEFHLNPLLEGIDGASEMSGAGAAYVLARALAANSGQDERLDNRDLAALAVVGAVGDMQASDGELHGANEDIVADGVEAGVLEETKDLAVYGKQTRPLPKLLEFASDVRIPGITNDERGAVSFLDDLDVECRADGAWKRWVDLTDDERQTVASALVQHAVSRGVPAFKIDRLVGTTYVLREEEVGTELRDASEFSTLLNATARYERADVGLAVCLGDRGSAYDRAKELLRNHRRNLSEGIEWVEEHGVTTEDHLQWFDSGEEIRETIVGIIAGMSMGADGVSRDMPIVAFARKNDEETKVSGRGTGPLVSQGLDLSVVMREASQAVGGDGGGHDVAAGATIPAGEEEAFIDHADRIVGEQL, from the coding sequence ATGGCTCTCGCCGATGTCCCCGTTCCGAAGTTGCAGGCCCGCGCCGAGGCGTGTGCCGAGCGGCTCCTCCAGGCCGACCGCGTGTTGCTCGCCTCACACATCGACGCCGACGGCCTGACGAGCGCCGCCGTCGCGTCGACGGCGCTGGAACGGGCCGGATTGCCCTTCGAGACGGTCTTCGAGAAACAACTCGATGCCGACTCGATTGCGGGCATCGCCGAACGGGACTACGACACGGTGCTTTTCACTGACTTCGGGAGCGGCCAACTCGACATCATCGCTGACCACGAGCAGGCAGGCGATTTCATCCCGGTCATCGCCGACCACCACCAGCCCGCGGACGCCGAAACGGAGTTCCACCTCAACCCCCTCCTTGAGGGCATCGACGGCGCCTCCGAGATGTCCGGCGCGGGCGCGGCCTACGTGCTCGCGCGGGCGCTGGCGGCCAACTCCGGGCAGGACGAGCGCCTCGATAACCGCGACCTTGCGGCCCTCGCGGTCGTCGGCGCCGTCGGCGACATGCAGGCTTCCGACGGTGAACTCCACGGCGCCAACGAAGATATCGTCGCCGACGGCGTCGAGGCGGGCGTTCTGGAGGAAACGAAGGACCTCGCGGTCTACGGCAAGCAGACGCGTCCCCTCCCCAAACTGCTGGAGTTCGCCTCCGACGTGCGGATTCCGGGCATCACCAACGACGAGCGCGGGGCCGTCTCGTTCCTCGATGACCTCGACGTCGAGTGTCGGGCCGACGGTGCCTGGAAGCGGTGGGTCGACCTCACCGACGACGAACGGCAGACGGTCGCCAGCGCCCTCGTTCAGCACGCCGTCAGCCGCGGCGTCCCGGCGTTCAAAATCGACCGCCTCGTCGGGACGACCTACGTCCTCCGCGAGGAGGAGGTCGGAACGGAACTGCGGGACGCAAGCGAGTTCTCGACGCTGTTGAACGCGACGGCCCGATACGAACGGGCTGACGTTGGCCTTGCCGTCTGTCTCGGTGACCGCGGAAGCGCCTACGACCGCGCGAAGGAACTCCTGCGGAACCACCGCCGGAACCTCTCGGAGGGCATCGAGTGGGTCGAAGAACACGGCGTCACGACCGAAGACCACCTCCAGTGGTTCGATTCGGGCGAGGAGATTCGCGAGACCATCGTCGGCATCATCGCGGGCATGTCGATGGGCGCGGACGGCGTCTCCCGCGATATGCCCATCGTCGCCTTCGCCCGGAAGAACGACGAGGAGACGAAGGTTTCGGGCCGCGGCACCGGCCCGCTGGTGAGTCAGGGGCTGGACCTGTCGGTCGTGATGCGGGAGGCCTCACAGGCCGTCGGCGGCGACGGCGGCGGCCACGACGTCGCGGCGGGCGCGACGATTCCGGCCGGTGAGGAGGAGGCGTTCATCGACCACGCCGACCGTATCGTCGGCGAACAGTTGTAA
- a CDS encoding GNAT family N-acetyltransferase, producing MRIRPAERGDCESVMLVHVSAIIEHGPKAYDDRQVAAWAAKTEGVARYERAIEEPTTDLLVAEIDSEIAGFAELDRDGPEIKALFVAPAHGGSGVGTALLEECETRLQSLGAETSRLEAVLNAVGFYEAAGYEPVERVTNTTTADVEVESMKMRKPLD from the coding sequence ATGCGTATCCGTCCGGCCGAACGCGGGGACTGCGAGTCGGTCATGCTCGTCCATGTCAGCGCTATCATCGAACACGGCCCGAAAGCGTACGACGACCGGCAGGTGGCAGCCTGGGCAGCCAAAACCGAGGGTGTCGCACGCTACGAGCGAGCAATCGAGGAACCGACGACCGACCTGCTTGTCGCGGAAATCGATAGTGAGATAGCAGGGTTCGCCGAACTCGACCGGGACGGTCCGGAAATCAAAGCGCTGTTCGTCGCTCCCGCGCACGGCGGGTCAGGTGTCGGAACCGCGCTCTTGGAGGAATGCGAAACGCGTCTGCAATCCCTCGGCGCCGAAACCAGTCGCCTCGAAGCGGTGCTGAACGCGGTCGGCTTCTACGAGGCGGCCGGCTACGAGCCGGTCGAACGGGTCACGAACACGACGACTGCCGACGTCGAGGTGGAGTCGATGAAAATGCGAAAGCCGCTCGATTAG
- a CDS encoding uroporphyrinogen-III synthase, producing MSKLAFFRPDDDRAAEAAEIVRGLGHEPVSDPMLEVDPTDESPRTDADYTVLTSKTGVELAAEAGWEPSGEVAAIGSPTAEALRSAGYAVDHIPEEFSSTGLVAHLRDAVDGTRVEVARSDHGSPVLTDGLEDAGAYVHETVLYRLVRPAEAGQSAELAAEGELAGVCFTSSLTVEHFLDAADERGIRAEAVTGLNQAVVGAIGDPTAETAEANGIQIDVVPEIAEFEVLAEAVARRL from the coding sequence ATGAGTAAACTCGCCTTCTTCCGTCCCGACGACGACCGCGCGGCCGAGGCGGCCGAAATCGTCCGAGGACTTGGCCACGAGCCGGTTTCGGACCCGATGCTCGAAGTCGACCCGACGGACGAATCGCCTCGAACCGACGCCGACTACACGGTGTTGACGAGCAAGACGGGCGTCGAACTCGCCGCCGAGGCCGGATGGGAACCGTCCGGGGAGGTGGCTGCCATCGGCTCGCCAACCGCCGAAGCCTTGCGGTCGGCGGGCTATGCCGTCGACCACATCCCCGAGGAGTTCTCCTCGACGGGCCTCGTCGCCCACCTGCGCGATGCCGTCGACGGTACCCGCGTCGAAGTCGCCCGGTCGGACCACGGGTCGCCGGTTCTGACCGACGGGCTGGAGGATGCTGGCGCGTACGTCCACGAAACGGTCCTCTATCGGCTGGTTCGCCCGGCGGAAGCGGGGCAATCAGCCGAGTTGGCTGCCGAAGGCGAACTCGCTGGGGTCTGTTTTACCTCCTCGCTAACCGTCGAACACTTCCTCGATGCGGCCGACGAGCGCGGCATCCGGGCCGAGGCCGTAACCGGTCTGAATCAGGCCGTCGTCGGCGCTATCGGAGACCCGACCGCCGAGACGGCCGAGGCGAACGGTATTCAAATCGACGTCGTCCCCGAAATCGCGGAGTTCGAAGTACTCGCAGAAGCAGTCGCTCGGCGACTCTAA
- the cobA gene encoding uroporphyrinogen-III C-methyltransferase, with amino-acid sequence MTGKVYLVGSGPGDPELLTVKAQRLIDEADVVLHDKLPGPEILGSIPEAKREDVGKRAGGERTSQEYTNQRLVELAEAGKTVVRLKGGDPFVFGRGGEEAEHLAANEIPFEYVPGVTSAIAGPGVAGVPVTHRDHASSVTFVTGHEDPTKDESAVDWDALAATGGTLVVLMGVGKLPMYTGELLSAGMTPDTPVALVERATWPDQQVAVGTLETIVDVRDEEGIEPPAITVIGGVAASHERVSAFLQNGRDAADER; translated from the coding sequence ATGACTGGCAAAGTCTATCTGGTCGGCAGCGGTCCCGGCGACCCCGAACTGTTGACCGTGAAGGCCCAGCGCCTCATCGACGAGGCCGACGTCGTCCTTCACGACAAACTGCCGGGCCCGGAAATTCTCGGCTCCATCCCCGAGGCAAAACGCGAGGACGTGGGCAAACGGGCCGGCGGCGAGCGCACCTCCCAGGAATACACCAACCAGCGCCTCGTCGAGTTGGCCGAGGCGGGCAAGACCGTCGTCCGACTCAAGGGCGGCGACCCGTTCGTCTTCGGTCGCGGTGGCGAGGAAGCCGAACATCTCGCGGCCAACGAAATCCCCTTCGAGTACGTGCCGGGCGTGACGAGTGCCATCGCCGGCCCCGGTGTCGCTGGCGTTCCGGTCACGCATCGCGACCACGCCTCGTCGGTGACTTTCGTCACCGGCCACGAGGACCCGACGAAAGACGAGTCGGCCGTCGACTGGGATGCCCTTGCGGCCACGGGCGGAACGCTCGTCGTGCTGATGGGTGTCGGCAAACTCCCGATGTACACCGGCGAACTGCTTTCGGCAGGGATGACGCCTGACACGCCCGTCGCGCTGGTCGAACGGGCGACCTGGCCCGACCAGCAGGTCGCCGTCGGCACGCTGGAAACCATTGTCGACGTTCGCGACGAGGAAGGTATCGAACCGCCGGCGATTACCGTTATTGGCGGCGTTGCGGCCTCACACGAGCGCGTTTCGGCGTTCCTGCAAAACGGCCGCGATGCGGCCGACGAGAGGTGA
- the hemC gene encoding hydroxymethylbilane synthase: MTETIRLATRGSDLALRQAQSVADQLGSRRREVELVEVSTTGDELRDELIHRLGKTGAFVRSLDEKVLDGEVDAAVHSLKDMPTEFPEDLVVAGVPERAAPGDVLLTPDGTTLENLPDGAMVGTSSLRRKAQLLAARPDLDVQPLRGNVDTRVQKLLAPTLQAEHERRVEAEEGDSEATFDQSVDDWFDGLTELERQALERDPDTEFDAIVLAEAGLERSDLLSQLDYERLPETFVPAPGQGTIAVTARDDELAERLHADLDHPRTRVETTVERTILGTLGGGCVAPIGIHAVLQGEYVHTRVRVLSQDGTEEIKATEDIPAEKHPSAAREFAEELADRGAADLIEQARKETGE; the protein is encoded by the coding sequence ATGACAGAAACGATACGGCTGGCAACTCGCGGGTCCGACCTCGCGTTACGGCAGGCCCAGTCGGTGGCCGACCAGTTGGGGAGCCGCCGCCGGGAGGTCGAACTCGTGGAGGTGTCGACGACCGGCGACGAGTTACGGGACGAACTCATCCATCGACTCGGCAAAACCGGCGCGTTCGTCCGCAGTCTCGACGAGAAAGTCCTCGATGGCGAGGTCGACGCGGCGGTCCACTCGCTGAAGGACATGCCGACCGAGTTCCCGGAGGACCTCGTCGTCGCGGGCGTGCCCGAACGCGCTGCCCCGGGTGACGTCCTCCTTACGCCGGATGGCACGACGCTGGAAAACCTGCCCGACGGCGCGATGGTTGGCACTTCGAGCCTCCGCCGGAAGGCACAACTGCTCGCTGCGCGCCCGGACCTCGACGTCCAGCCCCTGCGGGGGAACGTCGACACGCGCGTCCAGAAACTGCTGGCGCCGACCCTACAAGCCGAACACGAGCGACGGGTCGAAGCCGAAGAGGGCGACAGCGAGGCCACCTTCGACCAGAGCGTCGATGACTGGTTCGACGGGCTTACCGAACTCGAACGGCAGGCACTGGAGCGCGACCCCGATACTGAATTCGACGCCATCGTCCTCGCTGAGGCCGGTCTCGAACGGAGCGACCTGCTTTCGCAACTCGACTACGAGCGCCTTCCGGAGACGTTCGTCCCCGCCCCGGGGCAGGGCACCATCGCGGTGACGGCCCGGGACGACGAACTCGCCGAGCGACTGCACGCCGACCTCGACCATCCGCGAACGCGTGTCGAAACCACCGTCGAGCGGACGATTCTCGGAACGCTCGGTGGCGGTTGTGTCGCACCCATCGGCATCCACGCGGTCCTGCAGGGCGAGTACGTTCACACGCGGGTGCGCGTCCTCTCGCAGGACGGCACCGAGGAAATCAAAGCGACCGAGGATATTCCGGCCGAAAAGCATCCCTCGGCCGCCCGGGAGTTCGCCGAGGAACTGGCCGACCGCGGCGCCGCCGACCTTATCGAGCAGGCGCGCAAAGAGACGGGCGAATGA